One segment of Candidatus Neomarinimicrobiota bacterium DNA contains the following:
- a CDS encoding DUF998 domain-containing protein, whose translation MIERSKTANALIFSYLTLRKIIGILAISFPVVLFLGAVIFFQTGLQSSVSSYYHTGMGDVFVGTLFAIGFFLLSYKGYLPIDDLVANIASVSAVGLALFPTTLDNPAEGAATFIGNIHFAFAALFLICLVYFSLVLFTKTDPEKTPSPRKLQRNMVYRVCGYIMSLCILLIAIYFLILDGPESPLAAYQPVFWLEAIAVMVFGISWLTKGEVIWKDVAEH comes from the coding sequence ATGATTGAGCGATCGAAAACCGCAAATGCCTTGATCTTTTCTTACTTAACTCTCAGAAAAATCATCGGGATTCTGGCGATTTCGTTTCCCGTCGTGCTTTTTTTGGGTGCAGTCATCTTTTTTCAAACCGGCCTGCAAAGTTCCGTGAGCAGCTATTACCACACCGGCATGGGCGATGTTTTTGTGGGCACACTCTTCGCCATTGGCTTTTTTCTGCTCTCCTACAAGGGGTACCTACCTATTGACGACCTGGTTGCCAATATAGCTAGCGTATCTGCCGTTGGCCTGGCACTATTTCCGACGACCCTGGACAATCCCGCTGAGGGCGCTGCAACCTTCATTGGAAACATTCACTTTGCCTTCGCTGCGCTGTTCTTAATATGCCTCGTCTATTTCTCGCTAGTCCTGTTTACGAAAACAGACCCGGAAAAAACGCCTTCACCGAGAAAACTGCAGAGGAATATGGTCTACAGGGTTTGCGGGTACATAATGAGCCTTTGCATCCTGCTCATTGCAATTTACTTCCTTATTCTCGATGGGCCGGAGTCGCCCCTTGCAGCATACCAACCCGTATTTTGGTTGGAAGCCATCGCTGTGATGGTATTTGGCATTTCCTGGCTAACCAAGGGCGAGGTGATCTGGAAGGATGTGGCTGAACATTAA